One stretch of Pyrenophora tritici-repentis strain M4 chromosome 4, whole genome shotgun sequence DNA includes these proteins:
- a CDS encoding BTB domain containing protein encodes MASNTAATQNLKSPTFPRLSRPNAPFATVIVGPEKISFTVHLDLLVYHSPFFRAALTGNFKEATTKTVLLPTEKSETFEFCVHWLYNNRLPDPNNDDTLLIEKWGTSNQEGGYTKTGNLIELYVFCGKYQIDKLRVKCLEKLLIHVEQPGTWLPSCEMVQHAFENLDSRDILCRWMVHAQCQWGDWGHTDTWAWPEKFLTGVLERYAMLAKTSQKQRRPVLPQSS; translated from the exons ATGGCCTCAAACACGGCTGCAACCCAAAACCTGAAGTCGCCTACATTCCCTCGCCTATC GCGCCCCAACGCCCCCTTCGCTACCGTCATCGTCGGACCTGAAAAGATCAGCTTTACAGTTCACCTCGACCTCCTCGTCTACCACTCGCCCTTTTTCCGCGCGGCTTTGACTGGAAACTTCAAGGAAGCGACTACCAAGACCGTCCTTCTTCCCACTGAAAAGTCCGAGACATTCGAGTTTTGTGTGCACTGGCTCTACAACAACCGCTTACCGGACCCCAATAACGATGACACTCTGTTGATCGAGAAATGGGGTACATCAAATCAAGAGGGTGGATACACAAAGACAGGTAACCTCATTGAGCTGTATGTCTTTTGTGGAAAATACCAAATCGACAAGTTGCGCGTCAAATGCCTGGAAAAACTGCTCATCCACGTGGAGCAGCCGGGGACGTGGCTGCCGAGCTGCGAGATGGTGCAGCATGCGTTTGAGAATTTGGATTCAAGGGACATTCTCTGTCGATGGATGGTCCATGCGCAGTGCCAGTGGGGTGATTGGGGTCATACTGACACTTGGGCTTGGCCTGAGAAGTTTCTGACAGGCGTTCTGGAGAGGTATGCTATGCTTGCGAAAACGAGTCAAAAGCAACGCCGACCTGTTCTCCCACAGTCTTCATGA
- a CDS encoding CDA1, xylanase/chitin deacetylase, with the protein MPRPPLRIFRLPTSRAARRRRMYTMLAAIFVVVTFLLPFYFIYKPPHLLIRYFAYNWPDVLWHVPLSNTNEKVIALTIDDAPSEHTLEILELLRENEAKATFFVIGGQVAGRQDVLKEVVKGGMELGNHAMHDEPSRSLSPEQLVEEVKQVEGYINGTYDDVLLPHPPRYFRPGSGFFSTRMRGIIRGLEYQMVLGSVYPHDPQISYPRVNARHVLSMVRPGAIIICHDRRSWTVPMLRIVLPELKKRGYRITHIGGLLEAAKRSGED; encoded by the coding sequence ATGCCCCGCCCCCCGCTCCGCATCTTCCGCCTCCCCACATCACGCGCTGCCCGCCGACGGCGCATGTACACAATGTTAGCCGCCATCTTCGTAGTCGTAACCTTCTTACTACCCTTTTACTTCATCTACAAACCCCCTCATCTCCTGATACGATACTTTGCGTACAATTGGCCTGATGTGCTCTGGCACGTGCCTCTCAGCAACACGAACGAAAAAGTAATTGCCCTAACCATCGACGACGCGCCGTCTGAGCACACACTCGAAATTCTCGAGCTGCTCCGAGAAAACGAGGCAAAAGCCACGTTTTTCGTCATTGGCGGCCAGGTTGCGGGAAGGCAGGATGTGCTGAAAGAGGTGGTTAAAGGGGGCATGGAATTGGGGAATCACGCCATGCATGATGAGCCTTCGCGGTCGCTATCACCGGAACAGTTGGTTGAAGAGGTGAAGCAAGTGGAAGGTTACATCAACGGCACATATGATGATGTACTGCTCCCACATCCACCGCGCTACTTTCGCCCTGGCTCTGGGTTCTTTAGCACCCGTATGCGTGGAATTATACGCGGATTGGAGTACCAGATGGTACTGGGGAGTGTGTATCCGCATGATCCACAAATATCGTATCCGAGAGTGAATGCACGACATGTGCTTAGTATGGTGAGGCCTGGGGCGATTATCATTTGTCATGACAGGAGGAGTTGGACGGTGCCTATGCTGAGGATCGTTTTGCCAGAGTTGAAGAAGAGGGGATACAGGATTACGCATATAGGTGGGTTATTGGAGGCTGCGAAAAGGAGCGGCGAGGATTGA
- a CDS encoding mitochondrial 54S ribosomal protein bL17m — translation MPRGHMKYRHLSRSSSHRQALLRNLVTSLFKHETIATTWHKAKEAQVLAEKLVTLGKKNTEATRRRAMQIFYEPNDLVPKLFGSIRERYANRPGGYTRILRIEPMKEDQAESAILELVDGPKDMRFAMTAKSLARRDPSQAFSPAVTTHVKKATQFRKNGVEDLRTMVETLRRAHQNGLDDRILPKPRSVYPEDAMKRGMHYFEEVDDHKKPNPDRIKWFKKVGKKVHKSLHGRKKPVSVQEPASNKENIKQIV, via the exons ATGCCACGCGGCCACATGAAATACCGCCATCTCAGTCGGTCGTCGTCGCATCGACAAGCGCTCCTGCGAAACCTCGTCACATCGCTCTTCAAGCATGAGACCATAGCAACAACATGGCATAAGGCCAAGGAAGCGCAGGTATTGGCCGAGAAGCTGGTCACGCTGGGGAAGAAGAACACAGAGGCCACTCGGCGGAGAGCAATGCAGATATTCTAC GAACCGAATGACTTGGTCCCTAAGCTGTTTGGGTCCATAAGGGAGCGCTATGCAAATAGGCCTGGTGGATATACGCGCATTCTCCGCATCGAACCTATGAAGGAAGACCAGGCCGAATCTGCCATTCTCGAACTCGTCGACGGACCAAAAGACATGCGTTTCGCCATGACTGCAAAGTCACTAGCACGGAGAGACCCATCCCAGGCTTTCTCTCCTGCAGTTACAACTCATGTGAAGAAGGCCACACAATTCCGCAAAAACGGGGTGGAGGACTTGCGCACAATGGTTGAAACCCTGCGACGAGCACACCAGAATGGTCTCGACGACCGAATATTACCCAAGCCGAGGAGCGTTTACCCCGAGGATGCCATGAAGAGAGGTATGCATTACTTTGAGGAGGTTGACGACCACAAGAAGCCAAACCCTGATCGTATAAAGtggttcaagaaggtcggGAAGAAAGTTCACAAGTCGCTGCATGGTCGGAAAAAGCCTGTCTCGGTACAAGAGCCAGCGTCAAACAAAGAAAATATCAAGCAAATAGTGTAA
- a CDS encoding DUF1761 multi-domain protein yields the protein MASLHYLPPVKPSAIALGTAFNHAVSLAVLGPVFGDAYRRAEQANSKEEYFHSKEAATAAATWGSSIVGSGIQAYGVGALINATGTLTYKGAAYLGSLIFFASAAPSIVSQVLTEKRPMDTIAVGALARALETVGLSMFLTYWGTRTNPFD from the exons ATGGCGTCCCTCCACT ACCTCCCTCCCGTCAAGCCCTCTGCCATTGCTCTCGGCACGGCCTTCAACCACGCTGTCTCACTCGCCGTCCTCGGTCCCGTCTTTGGTGACGCATACCGCCGCGCGGAGCAGGCAAACTCCAAGGAGGAGTACTTCCACTCCAAGGAGGCCGCCACCGCTGCCGCAACATGGGGTAGCTCCATCGTCGGCTCAGGTATCCAGGCCTACGGTGTCGGAGCTCTGATCAACGCTACTGGAACTCTCACCTACAAGGGCGCTGCCTACCTCGGATCTctcatcttcttcgcctcTGCCGCTCCCTCA ATCGTCTCCCAGGTCCTTACCGAGAAGCGCCCCATGGACACTATCGCCGTCGGTGCTCTTGCCCGTGCGCTCGAGACTGTCGGCCTCAGCATGTTCCTCACCTACTGGGGAACCCGCACCAACCCCTTCGACTAA
- a CDS encoding Atrophin-1 multi-domain protein: protein MAGSACLIGAKTREEVVEKLKNDVYVKEGVWNLDEVKIIPFKSALRKAL from the coding sequence ATGGCGGGCTCGGCTTGTTTGATTGGCGCCAAGACGAGggaggaggtggtggagAAGTTGAAGAATGATGTTTATGTAAAGGAGGGTGTGTGGAATTTGGATGAGGTCAAGATTATCCCGTTCAAGAGTGCGTTGAGGAAGGCGCTGTAG
- a CDS encoding DUF1279 domain containing protein translates to MKPRLARIRTARFLFGSAATGSASRFSAPLPRNFFTSARQGPSATPLHQSALLFFRLQRSALGRRFQSLRLKSDKPTYQSHNPTPHLGSPEPAPSISQRLKQLSREYGWTAVGVYFALSLVDFPLCFVAVRLLGTDRIGHYEEVIKNAFWNVIRMAFPDAGKMPAEPGADEDVSEATAREGYVEAGRAVGHNGGADASIWTQLGLAYLVHKSLIFFRVPLTAAVLPKVVKTLRSWGYNIGKKKPKN, encoded by the exons ATGAAGCCGCGACTCGCACGCATAAGGACGGCCCGCTTTCTGTTCGGCAGTGCGGCCACGGGCTCTGCATCGCGATTCTCGGCGCCACTTCCACGCAACTTCTTCACCTCTGCCCGCCAAGGACCGTCCGCAACGCCTCTCCACCAAAGCGCCCTTCTCTTCTTTCGCCTGCAGCGGTCCGCCCTGGGCCGTCGCTTCCAATCGCTCCGCCTCAAGAGCGACAAGCCCACGTATCAGTCGCACAATCCCACGCCACACCTAGGCAGCCCCGAACCCGCACCTTCAATATCGCAGCGTCTGAAACAGCTCTCCCGAGAATATGGCTGGACAGCCGTCGGTGTATACTTCGCCCTGTCACTCGTCGACTTTCCCCTCTGCTTCGTAGCAGTGCGCCTACTCGGAACCGACAGAATTGGCCACTATGAGGAGGTGATAAAAAATGCCTTTTGGAATGTAATACGCATGGCTTTTCCAGACGCAGGCAAGATGCCAGCAGAGCCAGGCGCGGATGAAGACGTCTCCGAAGCCACTGCAAGAGAGGGCTATGTCGAGGCTGGGAGAGCAGTTGGGCACAACGGCGGTGCTGATGCAT CAATCTGGACCCAACTCGGTCTAGCCTACCTCGTCCACAAGTCCTTAATCTTCTTCCGCGTACCACTTACCGCAGCTGTCCTTCCCAAAGTTGTCAAGACCTTGAGGAGTTGGGGGTACAACATCGGTAAGAAGAAACCGAAGAACTAA
- a CDS encoding NrdA, Ribonucleotide reductase, alpha subunit, with the protein MFVFKRDGRKERVQFDKITARVSRLCYGLDPDHVDPAAITMKVISGVYQGVTTIQLDDLAAETAAYMTTTHPDYAILAARIAVSNLHKQTKKQFSAVVEDLYSYVNPKNGKSQPMISDHVYKVIQDHAEELNSAIVYDRDFNYQFFGFKTLERSYLLRINGKVAERPQHMLMRVAVGIHGEDIPKAIETYDYMSQKYFTHASPTLFNAGTPSPQMSSCFLIDMKEDSIDGIYDTLKTCALISKTAGGIGLNVHRIRATGSYIGGTNGTSNGLIPMLRVYNNTARYVDQGGNKRPGAFAIYLEPWHADVFGFLDLRKNHGKEEVRARDLFYALWIPDLFMKRVQENGEWTLMCPNECPGLADVYGDEFEALYESYEKQNKGRETVRAQKLWYAILEAQTETGNPFMLYKDACNRKSNQKNLGTIRSSNLCTEIVEYTAPDEVAVCNLASLALPSFVDYKRGEFDFQKLHEVTQVVTRNLNKIIEVNHYPVEEARRSNFRHRPIGMGVQGLADAFLALRLPFESEEAKKLNIQIFETIYHAALTSSCEIAKELGPYQTYEGSPVSQGILQYDMWNVTPTDLWDWASLKAKIAEHGVRNSLLIAPMPTASTSQILGNNECFEPYTSNIYSRRVLAGEFQVVNPWLLKDLVDMGLWSENMKNRIIADGGSIARIPNIPEETKTLYKTVWEISQRTIIQMAADRGAFIDQSQSLNIHMKEPTMGKITSMHFAGWKLGLKTGMYYLRTMAASAPIQFTVDQEQLKVADTNIAKSLPKIRKQPGFVPEAVRSAPDSEPRPMFATQTPNGAGNENGVNAESKNALASKPFKADIEDGDSPKMVAIDAIGKPDEEVSSKAKQDEDSKDDSEARDGDIYADAVLACSIENPESCVMCSG; encoded by the exons ATGTTCGTCTTCAAGCGTG ATGGACGCAAAGAGCGTGTGCAGTTCGACAAGATCACAGCACGGGTGTCCAGGCTATGTTATGGCCTTGACCCTGACCATGTTGACCCTGCTGCAATTACAATGAAGGTCATTTCTGGTGTCTACCAGGGTGTTACTACCATCCAGTTGGACGACTTG GCTGCCGAAACAGCAGCATACATGACTACCACACATCCTGATTATGCCATCCTAGCAGCCCGTATCGCTGTGTCGAATCTCCACAAGCAGACAAAGAAGCAATTCTCCGCCGTAGTGGAGGACCTCTACTCATATGTCAACCCCAAGAACGGCAAGAGCCAGCCAATGATCTCGGACCATGTCTACAAGGTCATTCAAGACCACGCCGAGGAGCTCAATTCGGCTATAGTGTACGACCGCGATTTCAACTACCAGTTCTTCGGCTTCAAGACACTCGAGCGTTCATACCTTCTCCGCATAAATGGCAAGGTTGCCGAGCGCCCCCAGCACATGCTCATGCGTGTCGCTGTTGGTATTCACGGCGAGGACATCCCAAAGGCCATTGAGACATACGACTACATGTCGCAGAAGTACTTTACACATGCTTCACCTACACTGTTCAACGCAGGCACACCTTCCCCGCAGATGTCGTCCTGCTTCCTCATCGACATGAAGGAGGACAGTATCGATGGTATCTACGACACACTCAAGACGTGCGCTCTGATTTCCAAGACCGCTGGCGGTATTGGTCTCAACGTGCACCGAATTCGTGCCACTGGCTCATACATTGGCGGCACCAACGGCACATCGAACGGTCTCATTCCTATGCTACGCGTGTATAACAACACTGCACGCTACGTTGACCAGGGTGGCAACAAGCGCCCTGGTGCTTTTGCCATCTACCTTGAGCCATGGCACGCTGATGTCTTTGGCTTCCTTGACCTCCGCAAGAACCATGGTAAAGAGGAGGTTCGCGCTCGTGATCTCTTCTACGCCCTGTGGATCCCCGACTTGTTCATGAAGCGTGTGCAAGAGAACGGCGAGTGGACCCTCATGTGCCCTAACGAATGCCCAGGTCTCGCCGACGTCTACGGTGATGAATTTGAGGCACTGTACGAGAGCTACGAGAAGCAGAACAAGGGCCGTGAGACTGTTCGCGCTCAAAAGCTCTGGTATGCCATTCTCGAGGCCCAGACTGAGACTGGTAACCCCTTCATGCTCTACAAGGATGCTTGCAACCGCAAGAGCaaccagaagaacctcggTACCATCCGCAGCTCCAACCTGTGCACAGAGATTGTTGAGTACACCGCTCCTGACGAGGTTGCTGTTTGCAACTTGGCTTCTCTTGCTCTACCTTCTTTCGTCGACTACAAGCGTGGCGAGTTTGACTTCCAGAAGCTTCATGAAGTCACTCAGGTTGTCACCCGCAACTTGAACAAGATCATTGAGGTCAACCACTACCCTGTAGAGGAGGCTCGCCGCAGCAACTTCCGTCACCGACCTATCGGTATGGGTGTGCAGGGTCTTGCTGATGCTTTCCTTGCCTTACGCCTTCCCTTTGAGTCTGAGGAGGCGAAGAAGCTGAACATCCAGATCTTCGAGACCATCTACCACGCTGCTCTCACTTCATCTTGCGAGATTGCCAAGGAGCTCGGTCCCTACCAGACCTACGAGGGCTCACCCGTATCCCAGGGTATCTTGCAATACGACATGTGGAATGTCACTCCTACCGATCTTTGGGATTGGGCCAGCCTAAAGGCAAAGATTGCTGAGCACGGTGTGCGCAACTCGCTGCTCATCGCGCCCATGCCTACTGCTTCCACTTCCCAGATTCTCGGAAACAACGAGTGCTTCGAGCCGTACACTTCCAACATTTACTCTCGTCGCGTACTCGCTGGTGAGTTCCAGGTCGTCAACCCATGGCTGCTCAAGGACCTTGTCGACATGGGCTTGTGGTCAGAGAACATGAAGAACCGCATCATTGCCGATGGAGGTTCTATTGCAAGGATTCCCAACATCCCTGAGGAGACCAAGACTCTTTACAAGACCGTCTGGGAGATCTCGCAGCGAACCATCATTCAGATGGCTGCTGATCGTGGTGCTTTCATCGACCAGTCTCAATCCCTTAACATCCACATGAAGGAGCCAACCATGGGCAAGATCACATCCATGCACTTTGCCGGATGGAAGCTCGGTCTCAAGACTGGCATGTACTACCTCCGTACCATGGCCGCCTCTGCGCCTATCCAATTTACCGTCGATCAAGAACAACTCAAGGTTGCAGACACAAACATTGCCAAGTCACTCCCCAAGATACGGAAGCAGCCTGGATTTGTGCCCGAGGCAGTACGTAGTGCGCCAGATTCGGAGCCGCGACCCATGTTCGCTACCCAAACTCCCAATGGCGCTGGCAATGAAAATGGTGTCAATGCGGAGAGCAAGAATGCGCTTGCAAGCAAGCCGTTCAAGGCCGATATAGAGGATGGTGACAGCCCAAAGATGGTTGCAATCGATGCTATTGGCAAGCCAGACGAGGAGGTGTCATCAAAGGCCAAGCAGGACGAAGACTCCAAAGACGATAGCGAGGCACGAGATGGAGACATCTACGCTGATGCTGTCCTGGCTTGCTCGATAGAGAACCCAGAATCTTGCGTCATGTGCAGCGGTTAA